A single Kwoniella bestiolae CBS 10118 chromosome 6, complete sequence DNA region contains:
- a CDS encoding carbamoyl-phosphate synthase, large subunit — MAPSVPGFEGVVPSSDIPPAQQAVSVAPAAHSAVDVTPPASPAPAATSPRPHVHRASSFVAPAPKPLGSLHPPATLKGIDWEGMPDEPKWDDSMGEPDAVLELADGLALAGHSFGAKKSVSGECVFQTGMVGYPESLTDPSYSSQILILTYPLIGNYGVPERPNVATSTIPTSEDAHNVPPPTHLLDSLPLEFESSHIHIAALVVANYHPSFSHHLANSSLGQWLKEQGIPAIWGVDTRMLTKRLREGGVLLGRVLAKQEDYESVPFYDPNGVNLVAKVSTQQPTLYTATTGSEKKTNPRTGKQLRVIAIDVGMKWNQIRCFRERGVEVKVVPWNYDINAETEPYDGLFVSNGPGDPSMVKETISNLSKALETSKVPIFGICLGHQLLALASGASTRKMKYGNRGMNLPCTCSSSGRCYITSQNHGYEVDVSTLKNGWEAFFTNANDQSNEGIWMGKNGKPFFSVQFHPESAPGPRDTEFIFDVFIKSMVDSAREGKLVPIDMPGGDLADNIAARPKEHVKKVLVLGSGGLSIGQAGEFDYSGSQAIKALKEEGIYTILVNPNIATIQTSKGLADKVYFLPVTPEFVRKIIKHEKPDGIYCTFGGQTALSVGIKLKDEFASLGVKVLGTPIDTIITTEDRDLFAKAMEEIGEKCAESASAVNLQEATEAANRIGYPVIVRAAYALGGLGSGFAQDDEQLTELCNKAFATSPQVLVEKSMKGWKEIEYEVVRDCRNNCITVCNMENFDPLGIHTGDSIVVAPSQTLSDADYNMLRTTAVNVIRHLGVVGECNIQYALNPYSKEYCIIEVNARLSRSSALASKATGYPLAFIAAKLGLNIPLNEIKNSVTKLTSACFEPSLDYCVVKIPRWDLKKFNRVSTALSSSMKSVGEVMAIGRTFEETIQKAIRCIDDRFPGFGEHIDVEDIDHEIANPTDQRLFALATAFKRGYSVEKLNKMSNIDPWFLTRLERLSKTEKLIGTYNASTVPNQLIRNAKQLGFSDRQIAKALNSNELAVRRLRIEAGISPFVKQIDTVAAEFPAFTNYLYTTYNASEHDVSFDDNGVMVLGSGVYRIGSSVEFDWCAVRAIRTLREQGMKTVMINYNPETVSTDYDEADKLYFENISLETVLDIYDIERSSGLVLSMGGQTPNNIALALHRQNVKIYGTSPEMIDTAENRYKFSRMLDKIGVDQPLWKELTSFSEAKTFCDKVGYPVLVRPSYVLSGAAMNVVFSEDDLESYLTQATDVSRDHPVVISKYIEEAKEIEMDAVARDGKMVMHYISEHVENAGVHSGDATLILPPQDLDPETIRKIEIATQKIGQALNVTGPYNIQFIAKNNEIKVIECNLRAARSFPFVSKVTGIDAIELATKVMLGLPVTPYPDVKMPPNYVGVKVPQFSFSRLSGADPVLGVEMASTGEVACFGKDKYDAYLKALISTGIRPPKKNILLSIGSFKEKLEMLPVVHKLHRQGYNLFATAGTSDFFQEHGIPVKFLEALGSVNDLNPQKAEYSLTQHLANNLIDLYINLPSKNRSRRPASYISQGYRSRRMAVDFAIPLITNVKCAKLFIEAVLKKPTFDITSVDYKTSHETFSFPSLVSVQAFVPGAAEPNSNDFSEASQAAIKGGFTVMQMVPQGVASAVEDEISLQRAQANATGASHCDYFFSVAATAENASRLQDAIAAGAKALFIPFNNFFGSVNKVTSVAQHFAAWPADKPIVTDARATDLASILLLASLNNRSIHIASVSTRDDILLIALAKEKGLNVTCDVSIYALFYSQADYPTAKCLPTADDQQALWDNLATIDIFSVGVLPFELGTALGHNVSPSSGVSESLPLLLTAVADGKLTLEDVSLRLSENPRTIFGLPEQSQTYVEVEVNRKSTFSAQDAETWSPLDGKHIAGAIHRVVINGHSVFLDGLSFSMPLGRDVSTAGNRASASKQSRGSFALQKRPSISALLSPTMERPASFGPPANDKLMSLSSIAPVNTSPVRNLLSLQTHPAFTRRHILSVKQFDREDLHVLFNLASEMRSQVERSGAVDTLKGRVLCTLFYEPSTRTSTSFEAAMKRCGGEVVQVSASTSSVQKGESLADTIRTVGCYSDAVVLRHPAVGSSKAAAKSSPVPIINAGDGIGEHPTQSLLDVFCIREELGSVNGITITLIGDLKNGRTVHSLVKLLSLYDVTINFVSPPSLTMPDSVKSEASRAGVRWNESTVLSDEIIAKSDVLYATRVQKERFENIGEYEAVKDIYVINNDVLAKAKESAIVMHPLPRVNEIDPEVDFDSKRAAYFRQMRYGLFVRMALLTLVLGA, encoded by the exons ATGGCCCCCTCCGTACCAGGTTTCGAAGGTGTCGTACCTTCCAGCGACATCCCACCTGCTCAACAAGCGGTCTCGGTAGCTCCCGCTGCTCACTCGGCTGTCGATGTCACCCCACCAGCCTCACCAGCTCCCGCAGCTACctcacctcgacctcatGTTCACCGCGCGTCGTCTTTCGTCGCCCCTGCTCCTAAACCTCTAGGCAGTCTCCACCCACCAGCTACCCTCAAGGGTATCGACTGGGAGGGTATGCCAGACGAACCTAAATGGGACGACTCTATGGGAGAACCAGATGCCGTTCTCGAACTTGCCGACGGTCTAGCTTTGGCTGGTCACTCTTTCGGTGCAAAGAAATCAGTATCAGGAGAATGTGTTTTCCAAACTG GTATGGTCGGATACCCCGAATCCTTGACCGACCCTTCATACTCCTCTCAAATCCTTATCCTCACCTACCCCTTAATTGGTAACTACGGTGTGCCCGAGAGACCCAACGTCGCTACTTCCACCATCCCAACTTCCGAGGATGCCCACAATGTGCCTCCCCCTACACACCTCCTTGACTCGCTCCCTCTTGAATTCGAGTCttcccacatccacatcgcTGCCCTTGTCGTAGCCAACTACCACCCAAGTTTCTCTCACCACCTTGCCAACTCCAGTCTTGGTCAATGGCTTAAAGAGCAAGGCATCCCCGCTATCTGGGGTGTCGACACTAGAATGTTGACCAAGAGACTTAGAGAAGGAGGTGTTCTCCTCGGTCGAGTGCTCGCCAAACAAG AGGACTACGAGTCTGTCCCATTCTACGACCCCAACGGCGTCAACCTTGTCGCCAAGGTTTCGACCCAACAACCCACTCTTTACACCGCTACCACTGgctcagagaagaagaccaaCCCTAGAACGGGTAAACAGTTGCGAGTCATCGCCATTGATGTCGGTATGAAATGGAACCAGATTAGATGTTTCCGAGAACGAGGTGTCGAAGTCAAGGTTGTTCCCTGG AACTACGACATCAACGCCGAGACCGAACCATACGACGGTCTCTTCGTCTCCAATGGTCCCGGTGACCCCTCGATGGTCAAAGAaaccatctccaacctctctaAAGCCCTTGAGACCAGCAAAGTACCCATCTTCGGTATCTGTCTCGGTCACCAACTTCTCGCTTTGGCCTCAGGTGCTTCCACTAGAAAGATGAAGTACGGAAACAGAGGTATGAACTTGCCTTGTACATGTTCATCTTCCGGTAGATGCTACATCACTTCTCAGAACCACGGTTACGAGGTTGACGTATCTACCCTCAAGAACGGATGGGAAGCATTCTTCACCAATGCCAATGACCAATCCAATGAAGGTATCTGGATGGGTAAGAACGGTAAACCCTTTTTCTCAGTCCAGTTCCACCCTGAGTCCGCTCCTGGTCCTCGAGACACCgaattcatcttcgatgTCTTCATCAAGAGTATGGTCGACTCCGCCAGAGAAGGTAAGCTCGTCCCCATCGACATGCCAGGTGGTGATCTCGCAGACAACATTGCTGCTCGACCCAAGGAACACGTTAAGAAGGTTCTCGTTCTTGGTTCCGGTGGTCTCTCCATTGGTCAAGCTGGTGAATTCGATTACTCTGGGTCccaagctatcaaagctttgaaggaggaaggtatcTACACCATCCTTGTCAACCCCAACATTGCCACCATTCAGACTTCAAAGGGTCTCGCGGACAAGGTTTACTTCTTGCCCGTCACTCCCGAGTTTGTGCGAAAGATCATCAAGCACGAGAAACCCGACGGTATCTACTGTACCTTCGGTGGTCAAACCGCTCTTTCGGTCGGTAtcaagttgaaggatgagtTCGCCTCACTCGGTGTCAAGGTTCTTGGTACTCCCATTGACACTATCATCACTACCGAAGATCGAGACCTCTTCGCTAAAGCCATGGAGGAGATCGGTGAGAAATGTGCCGAGTCTGCAAGTGCAGTCAACCTCCAAGAAGCTACCGAAGCCGCCAACAGAATCGGTTACCCAGTCATTGTACGAGCTGCTTACGCCCTCGGTGGTCTCGGTTCTGGTTTCGctcaagatgatgagcaaCTTACAGAGCTCTGTAACAAGGCTTTCGCTACTTCTCCTCAAGTTTTGGTTGAGAAGTCAATGAAAGGTTGGAAAGAAATCGAGTACGAAGTTGTCAGAGATTGCAGAAACAACTGTATCACTGTCTGTAACATGGAG AACTTCGACCCCTTGGGTATCCACACTGGTGACTCTATCGTCGTTGCCCCTTCGCAAACCCTTTCCGATGCCGATTACAACATGCTCCGAACCACCGCTGTTAATGTTATCAGACATCTTGGTGTTGTCGGTGAATGTAACATCCAGTACGCTCTCAACCCTTACTCCAAGGAGTACTGTATCATCGAAGTCAACGCTCGTCTCTCTCGATCCTCTGCTCTTGCCTCAAAGGCTACCGGTTACCCTCTCGCTTTCATCGCTGCCAAGTTGGGTCTTAACATTCCTCTCAACGAGATCAAGAACTCCGTTACCAAGCTCACTTCCGCTTGTTTCGAGCCTTCGTTGGACTACTGTGTAGTGAAGATTCCTCGATGGGACTTGAAGAAGTTCAACCGAGTCAGTACCGCTTTGAGCAGTTCCATGAAATCAGTCGGTGAAGTCATGGCTATTGGTCGAACCTTCGAAGAGACCATTCAAAAGGCTATCAGATGTATCGATGATCGATTCCCTGGTTTCGGTGAACACATCGATGTGGAAGACATCGATCACGAAATCGCCAACCCCACCGATCAACGTTTGTTCGCCCTCGCTACTGCCTTCAAGCGAGGTTACTCCGTTGAGAAGCTGAACAAGATGTCCAACATCGACCCTTGGTTCTTGACTAGACTTGAGCGATTATCCAAGACCGAGAAGCTTattgg AACATACAACGCTTCCACTGTCCCCAACCAGCTCATTCGAAATGCCAAGCAACTTGGTTTCTCCGATCGACAAATCGCTAAAGCTCTTAACTCTAACGAGCTGGCTGTGCGAAGACTCCGTATCGAAGCTGGTATCTCACCCTTCGTTAAGCAAATCGATACCGTCGCTGCCGAATTCCCCGCCTTCACCAACTACTTGTACACTACTTACAATGCTAGTGAACACGATGTTTCATTTGATGACAACGGTGTTATGGTACTCGGTTCCGGTGTTTACAGAATCGGTTCTTCCGTCGAATTCGATTGGTGTGCTGTCCGAGCCATCCGAACTCTTCGAGAGCAGGGCATGAAGACTGTCATGATCAACTACAACCCTGAAACCGTATCGACCGATTACGATGAAGCCGACAAGCTTTACTTTGAGAACATCTCCCTCGAAACCGTTCTCGACATCTATGACATTGAACGATCAAGCGGTCTTGTCTTGTCCATGGGTGGTCAAACTCCCAACAACATCGCTTTGGCGCTGCACCGACAAAACGTCAAGATATATGGTACTTCCCCTGAGATGATCGATACTGCCGAAAACCGATACAAATTCTCCCGAATGCTTGACAAAATCGGTGTCGATCAACCTCTCTGGAAAGAGCTCACCAGTTTCTCCGAAGCAAAGACCTTCTGTGACAAGGTCGGATACCCTGTGCTCGTACGACCTTCTTACGTGCTTTCCGGTGCTGCTATGAACGTCGTCTTCTCAGAAGATGATCTCGAGTCCTACCTTACCCAAGCTACCGATGTCTCTCGAGATCACCCTGTCGTCATCTCCAAGTATATCGAAGAGGCCAAGGAAATCGAAATGGACGCCGTCGCTCGAGACGGTAAGATGGTCATGCACTACATCTCAGAGCACGTCGAAAATGCCGGTGTCCACTCTGGTGATGCTACCCTCATCTTACCTCCTCAAGATCTTGATCCCGAAACCATCAGAAAGATCGAAATTGCAACCCAAAAGATCGGTCAAGCTCTCAACGTCACTGGTCCTTACAACATCCAGTTCATCGCTAAGAACAACGAAATCAAGGTCATTGAATGTAACTTGCGAGCTGCTCGATCCTTCCCATTCGTATCAAAGGTCACTGGTATCGATGCTATCGAACTCGCCACCAAGGTTATGCTCGGTCTTCCAGTTACTCCTTACCCAGATGTCAAGATGCCACCTAATTATGTTGGTGTCAAGGTTCCTCAATTCTCGTTTAGTCGATTGTCAGGTGCCGATCCCGTGTTAGGTGTAGAAATGGCTTCTACCGGTGAGGTCGCTTGTTTCGGTAAAGACAAGTATGATGCCTACCTCAAAGCATTGATCTCAACTGGTATCCGACCACCCAAGAAGAACATCTTGCTTTCTATTGGTTCGTTCAAGGAGAAATTGGAGATGTTACCTGTTGTCCACAAGCTCCACCGACAAGGTTACAATCTCTTTGCTACCGCTGGTACTTCCGATTTCTTCCAAGAGCACGGTATCCCCGTCAAGTTCCTCGAAGCTTTGGGCTCTGTCAACGATCTCAACCCTCAAAAGGCTGAATACTCTTTGACTCAACATTTGGCTAACAACTTGATCGACTTGTACATCAACTTGCCATCCAAGAACCGATCTCGAAGACCTGCTTCATACATCTCTCAAGGCTACCGATCCCGACGAATGGCCGTTGACTTTGCTATTCCTCTTATCACCAACGTCAAATGTGCCAAACTCTTCATCGAAGCTGTTCTCAAGAAGCCAACTTTCGACATCACCAGCGTAGACTACAAGACTTCCCACGAGaccttctcattcccaaGCCTTGTCTCAGTCCAAGCCTTCGTACCTGGTGCTGCTGAGCCCAACTCCAACGATTTCAGCGAAGCAAGTCAAGCTGCTATCAAAGGTGGTTTCACTGTCATGCAAATGGTTCCTCAAGGTGTCGCTTCTGCtgtcgaagatgagatcTCCCTCCAACGAGCCCAAGCCAACGCTACCGGTGCTTCTCATTGCGATTACTTTTTCTCTGTCGCTGCTACCGCCGAGAACGCTTCCAGACTTCAAGATGCTATTGCTGCTGGTGCGAAAGCATTGTTCATTCCATTCAACAACTTCTTCGGATCTGTGAACAAAGTCACCAGTGTCGCTCAACATTTCGCTGCTTGGCCAGCAGACAAACCTATCGTCACCGATGCTCGAGCTACCGATCTCGCTTCCATCTTGCTGCTTGCCAGTTTGAACAACAGATCGATCCACATTGCTAGTGTATCCACCCGAGACGACATCTTGTTGATTGCGCTTGCCAAGGAGAAAGGGTTGAATGTCACCTGCGATGTCTCGATCTACGCCTTGTTCTACTCTCAGGCTGATTACCCTACCGCTAAATGCTTGCCTACTGCCGATGATCAACAGGCTCTATGGGACAACTTGGCTACCATCGACATCTTCTCCGTCGGTGTACTCCCCTTCGAGCTTGGTACCGCTCTTGGTCACAATGTATCTCCAAGCTCAGGTGTTTCGGAgtcactccctctcctcttgaCTGCTGTTGCCGATGGTAAACTTACGCTCGAGGATGTCTCGCTCAGACTCAGCGAAAACCCAAGAACCATCTTCGGCTTACCTGAACAGTCGCAAACCTAcgtggaggttgaggtcaACAGGAAATCCACCTTCTCAGCACAGGACGCCGAGACTTGGTCACCTCTTGATGGTAAACACATTGCCGGAGCTATCCACCGAGTCGTCATCAATGGTCACTCTGTCTTCTTGGATGGATTGTCATTCTCCATGCCTCTTGGTCGAGATGTCTCCACCGCTGGAAACCGAGCTTCTGCCAGCAAGCAATCACGAGGATCTTTCGCCTTGCAGAAGAGACCTTCGATCTCAGCACTCTTGTCTCCTACCATGGAGCGACCCGCTTCCTTCGGTCCTCCAGCGAACGACAAGCTCATGTCTCTTTCTTCCATCGCTCCTGTCAACACTTCTCCCGTACGaaacctcctctctcttcagACCCACCCAGCATTCACTCGACGACACATCTTGTCGGTCAAGCAATTCGACCGAGAAGACTTACACGTTCTTTTCAACCTTGCTTCCGAGATGAGGTCGCAGGTTGAACGAAGTGGTGCTGTTGACACACTCAAGGGTAGAGTCTTGTGCACTCTCTTCTACGAGCCATCGACCCGaacttccacctctttcGAAGCTGCTATGAAGAGATGTGGTGGTGAGGTCGTACAGGTTTCtgcctctacctcttccgTACAGAAGGGAGAATCCTTGGCCGATACCATCAGGACCGTCGGATGTTACTCTGATGCTGTTGTCCTTCGACACCCCGCTGTTGGATCTAGCAAGGCCGCTGCCAAGTCCAGTCCTGTGCCTATCATCAACGCCGGTGACGGTATTGGAGAACACCCCACTCAAAGTTTGTTGGATGTCTTCTGTATTCGAGAGGAATTGGGTTCAGTCAATGGTATCACCATTACTTTGA TCGGTGACTTGAAGAACGGTCGAACGGTTCACTCTCTCGTCAAGCTCTTATCATTATACGACGTGACCATCAACTTTGTCTCACccccatcactcaccatgcCCGATTCAGTCAAATCCGAGGCGTCTCGAGCGGGTGTCCGATGGAACGAATCTACCGTCCTCTCCGACGAAATCATCGCTAAATCTGATGTACTGTACGCTACAAGAGTACAGAAAGAGCGATTCGAGAACATCGGAGAATACGAAGCGGTCAAGGATATCTACGTCATCAACAACGACGTCCTTGCCAAAGCTAAGGAATCGGCTATCGTCATGCACCCCTTGCCTAGGGTTAACGAGATTGACCCAGAGGTAGATTTCGATTCCAAGAGGGCTGCTTACTTTAGGCAAATGAGATATGGTCTTTTC GTACGAATGGCCCTCCTCACACTTGTTCTCGGTGCTTAA